Proteins encoded together in one Triticum dicoccoides isolate Atlit2015 ecotype Zavitan chromosome 7B, WEW_v2.0, whole genome shotgun sequence window:
- the LOC119336376 gene encoding flavone O-methyltransferase 1, whose amino-acid sequence MGSTAADMAASADEEACMYALQLVSSSILPMTLKNAIELGLLETLVAAGGKLLTPAEVAAKLPSTANPAAADMVDRMLRLLASYNVVSCTMEEGKDGRLSRRYGAAPVCKFLTPNEDGVSMAALALMNQDKVLMESWYYLKDAVLDGGIPFNKAYGMSAFEYHGTDPRFNRVFNEGMKNHSIIITKKLLEVYKGFEGLGTIVDVGGGVGATVGAITAAYPAIKGINFDLPHVISEAQPFPGVTHVGGDMFQKVPSGDAILMKWILHDWSDEHCATLLKNCYDALPAHGKVVLVECILPVNPEATPKAQGVFHVDMIMLAHNPGGRERYEREFEALAKGAGFKAIKTTYIYANAFAIEFTK is encoded by the exons ATGGGCTCCACCGCAGCCGACATGGCCGCCTCCGCCGACGAGGAGGCGTGCATGTACGCTCTCCAGCTCGTCTCGTCGTCGATCCTCCCGATGACGCTCAAGAACGCCATCGAGCTGGGCCTCCTGGAGACCCTGGTGGCCGCCGGCGGCAAGCTGCTGACGCCCGCCGAGGTGGCTGCCAAGCTCCCGTCCACGGCGAATCCTGCCGCGGCGGACATGGTGGACCGCATGCTCCGGCTGCTCGCCTCGTACAACGTGGTGTCGTGCACGATGGAGGAGGGCAAGGACGGCCGGCTCTCCCGGCGGTACGGCGCCGCGCCCGTGTGCAAGTTCCTGACCCCCAACGAGGACGGCGTCTCCATGGCGGCGCTCGCGCTCATGAACCAGGACAAGGTCCTCATGGAGAGCTG GTACTACCTGAAGGATGCGGTCCTTGACGGCGGCATCCCGTTCAACAAGGCGTACGGGATGTCGGCGTTCGAGTACCACGGCACGGACCCGCGCTTCAACCGCGTCTTCAACGAGGGGATGAAGAACcactccatcatcatcaccaagaaGCTCCTCGAGGTCTACAAGGGCTTCGAGGGCCTCGGCACCATCGTGGACGTGGGCGGCGGCGTGGGCGCCACCGTCGGCGCCATCACCGCCGCCTACCCGGCCATCAAGGGCATCAACTTCGACCTCCCCCACGTCATCTCCGAGGCGCAGCCGTTCCCGGGCGTCACCCACGTCGGCGGCGACATGTTCCAGAAGGTGCCCTCGGGCGACGCCATCCTCATGAAGTGGATCCTCCACGACTGGAGCGACGAGCACTGCGCGACGCTGCTCAAGAACTGCTACGACGCGCTGCCGGcgcacggcaaggtggtgctcgtggAGTGCATCCTGCCGGTGAACCCGGAGGCCACGCCCAAGGCGCAGGGGGTGTTCCACGTCGACATGATCATGCTCGCGCACAACCCCGGCGGCAGGGAGAGGTACGAGAGGGAGTTCGAGGCCCTGGCCAAGGGCGCCGGCTTCAAAGCCATCAAGACCACTTACATCTACGCCAACGCATTTGCCATCGAGTTCACCAAGTAG